The sequence CGGCTCGTCGAGCCGCGCGGGCTTACTGGTAGCGAACGGTGAAATTCGCGACGCCGTCGGCCGTGCCCGGCGTGACGCTCGCGGCGGTCGCTTCGTACATCGCGGAGAAGCGCGCGACGCTCGTGCCGTTGCTCAGCACGAGCGGGCCCTTCTGCTCCACGCCGTTGTCGAGATCTTCGCCCGACGCCGATTGCAGGCGGATGCCGACGTTCTTCGCCGAGCCGACAGTGGCGATCAGCTTCGGCTGCGTCGCGTTCGACGTGCCCGTGAACGTGAAGTACGCGTTCTTCGCGACGCTCGTGTCGCAGTCGACGAGGTTGATGTCGAAGTTCTGCGGAGTCGACTTGTCGCCCGCCGCCTTGAACTTGTTGGTCGGGACGAAGCCGAGACGCACGGTCTGATCCACCGAGCCCGCGTCGATGCCGCATGCGCCCGCGACGATCTCGCCCGTGAAGTTGATGATGCCGTTGCCGGCGGCGAACGCCGATGTGGACAGGGCGGCGAAGGCGACGGCGGACAGGAGTG comes from Burkholderia savannae and encodes:
- a CDS encoding fimbrial protein; amino-acid sequence: MKKALLSAVAFAALSTSAFAAGNGIINFTGEIVAGACGIDAGSVDQTVRLGFVPTNKFKAAGDKSTPQNFDINLVDCDTSVAKNAYFTFTGTSNATQPKLIATVGSAKNVGIRLQSASGEDLDNGVEQKGPLVLSNGTSVARFSAMYEATAASVTPGTADGVANFTVRYQ